ACAGATGcaggtgttttccttctgtgaGCAGTTGAGTCTGTAAATCACCTTCTGTGGATATGGGTGTCCCAGTGACTGAGAGCCAGCTGTTGAGTGTTTTAACTAAACAGCTTGCTCCTAGTTGGCTGCTCAAATCCCATTGAGAGAGGTATTGGCTGCTTCAGAGAACAGAACAGGAATAGAGCACACAGGGTGAAGATTTTTGCAAGGCCTTTAGTGATCCAGTTTAAATTTGGTGAGATTTTCTACTTTGGCTTTTTCCTATAGATGCCAGAGTTCATCTTCAGATTTTCACCAATGACTCATCTTCCTGTCATATTTTCTTAGACTACAGTGACCTAAGACTCTTTGAGTCACTGTAAGGTAGTTTCTCCTACCACGTATAGGAGGAGTGAACAGTGATATTCAAACTCAAGCCTGTTTCCATCTCATGCTGATTGATTCCTATGGTACGTAGAAAACTCTTTCTCCCTGAAAATGGCGTTCTAGTGATTGATTGTTTTCTGTGGGAGGAAACTTAtgaccttctcttttctttttcccttccagaGGGAATCTGGAAAACTTGTGCGCAAAACATCATTTCTCTAAGAAAATTTTGGATAACAAATTCTGGATAACAGGTAAAAAgtgtatttaaatttctttggtGATGCTGATAATCAGCTGTTACCTGCAGAAGTAAACCAAGAGAGGGAAGATAGAAGAGAAAAGCTAGGTGTACTATGTGTCAGGGGTTGTATTAGggattttacatacattatctcatttgatggTTTTTACCTGGATTCTGGACATAGATCTAAGAATCTCAGaataaaactatccttcaaaatgcTGTTTTAAGTGGATTTGTCTATTGATTGGATTTTTAATGTCCTCACAATTCAATCTACAGGCATTTTTTAACTTCTACcataaacaaaatacagaaatataataCAGAATGCTAGAATCTGTGTGATGCAGCCTAGCTCAGGAGTGtcttccttgtttctttctgtcttttattttagtCCTTGATCTTTGCCAGTTATTTGCAGCTGTACTATctccttaattcttttttaatacttGTCACCAGGTCCAAAATTTAACTTTCCTGATAAGGTACCTCTTCACAATGGAGTCCATCCAGCCCAGGTGTCCCCATTATGTTCTCAGTGGCAGTCTTACTGTGACCGAATAGCTATACTTCTGTGCTATTTTCTTATCTATATTCCACAAAGTTCGAAGGTCTTATGAAATAATACTGTATGTAAAAAATCCAGTATACTTTGAGAAATATATCTCAAATGATAGctataattttaccttttaagCTAAGGAAGACACGAAAACTAATCAGACTTCCTAGGACCCTGTAGGCCCAAACCAGTGCTCTTTGACTGAGGTGAATGGTCCTACCTGATGGTAGTGTAGAGAGTGAGATGCTATTTATTCTAACAGTCATTCTAGTATGAGCCTTGAAGATAAATTTCAAGTATTGTAGAGAAGTAGTTCCTAGAGATatcatcaattaaaaaattaagattttaatatttgctgattttcctttggtaattttcatttttatcagggCGAACCAGTTCAGTCACCATGAGTTGGAGCTTCCTCACTCGCCTGCTAGAGGAGATCCACAACCACTCCACGTTTGTGGGGAAGATCTGGCTTACTGTATTGATCGTCTTCCGGATTGTCCTTACAGCTGTAGGAGGAGAGTCCATCTATTACGACGAGCAAAGCAAATTTGTGTGCAACACAGAGCAGCCAGGCTGCGAGAACGTCTGCTATGATGCCTTTGCACCCCTCTCCCACGTGCGCTTCTGGGTGTTCCAGATCATCCTGGTGGCCACCCCCTCAGTGATGTACCTGGGCTATGCCATTCATAAGATCGCCAAAATGGAGCACGGTGAAGCAGACAAGAAGGCCACTCGGAGCAAACCCTATGCAATGCGTTGGAAACAACACCGGGCActggaagaaacagaagaggaCCATGAAGAGGATCCCATGATGTATCCAGAAATGGaattagaaagtgaaaaagaaaataaagatcagaacCAATCTAAACCTAAGCATGATGGCCGACACCGGATTCAGGAGGATGGTCTCATGAAAATCTACGTGCTGCAGCTGCTGGCAAGGACCGTGTTTGAGGTGGGTTTTCTGATAGGGCAGTACTTTCTGTATGGCTTCCAAGTCCACCCATTTTATGTGTGCAGCAGGCTTCCTTGCCCTCATAAGATAGACTGCTTTATTTCTAGACCCACTGAAAAGACCATCTTTCTTCTGATAATGTATGGTGTTACAGGCCTTTGCCTATTGCTTAACGTTTGGGAGATGCTTCATTTAGGATTTGGGACAATTCGAGACTCACTAAACAGTAAAAGGAGGGAACTGGAAGATCCGGGTGCTTATAATTATCCTTTCACTTGGAACACACCATCTGCTCCCCCTGGCTATAACATTGCCGTCAAACCAGATCAAATCCAGTACACCGAACTGTCCAACGCTAAGATTGCCTACAAGCAAAACAAGGCCAACATCGCCCAGGAACAACAGTATGGCAGCCATGAGGACAACCTCCCAGCTGACCTGGAGACTCTGCAGAGGGAAATCAAAATGGCTCAGGAACGCCTGGATCTGGCAATCCAGGCCTACAATCACCAAAACAACCCCCATGGTCCCcggggaaaaaaagccaaagtGGGGTCCAAAGCTGGGTCCAACAAAAGCAGTGCTAGTAGCAAATCAGGGGATGGGAAGACCTCCGTCTGGATTTAATCTTGGCTGGGCTTAAAACTTGTGCTTTTCATAGTTCATGGTAAGCAGCGGCTCACTGAATAATGACTTCCATTGAGTAAACATTTGGCTCTGGTTATTTTCAGGGATGCTGTTGGCTCATGATGCAAGCTCAGGGGACTCTGAAGGTGGGGCTGGGACAAAGGGGAAAGAACGGGAAACACTGTTCCTGGACACATGTTCCAGCAATAATACAGTTGCAGAACTTTACATTTGTGTCTTCCAGATCtggaaaagaacagatatatttAAATCATTCTTGTTGAACAGTTTTTGTATGTACAGTattatggtactttttttttgtatttgtatattgGACCACTGTAGTTATACTTTTATATTAAAGGGGAAATAATCCTTAAGGTAATGCCTATTAGGCTAGTGTTATTACTTTGTTCAGCAAATTCTACCCTGGATTTAAAGTTTTAATAGATGCTACATACCTAATAAAAGTGCCTCTCGTGTTGCAGGGAAGATTTCAGATATGTAAGGAGCCGGAGGAGGATGAATCAGTTCTCAGTCTTGGAAAGAAAGTCCATAGTAGAGCGAGGTTGAGATCTCTCTTTGACTTGAGAAATCTTTGAATCTCATTCATGTGTCCAGAGTTGCATCTAGTCTTTGAAAACCTATTTGTGTTTTCAAAGAAGATAAAGTGATTCACTGCAGAAGTCCTTTAAATATCACGCCTTGCCAGTATATGCTTTGATGGTGTGTATATAATGTCAGTTCTTTCAAAAGGCTGATGCACAAAGGTGTCCTCATCCAGTAGCAGTGTGGAGACCCTGGCTAGAACTGTTCTAAGATTCC
This Balaenoptera acutorostrata chromosome 20, mBalAcu1.1, whole genome shotgun sequence DNA region includes the following protein-coding sequences:
- the GJC1 gene encoding gap junction gamma-1 protein — its product is MSWSFLTRLLEEIHNHSTFVGKIWLTVLIVFRIVLTAVGGESIYYDEQSKFVCNTEQPGCENVCYDAFAPLSHVRFWVFQIILVATPSVMYLGYAIHKIAKMEHGEADKKATRSKPYAMRWKQHRALEETEEDHEEDPMMYPEMELESEKENKDQNQSKPKHDGRHRIQEDGLMKIYVLQLLARTVFEVGFLIGQYFLYGFQVHPFYVCSRLPCPHKIDCFISRPTEKTIFLLIMYGVTGLCLLLNVWEMLHLGFGTIRDSLNSKRRELEDPGAYNYPFTWNTPSAPPGYNIAVKPDQIQYTELSNAKIAYKQNKANIAQEQQYGSHEDNLPADLETLQREIKMAQERLDLAIQAYNHQNNPHGPRGKKAKVGSKAGSNKSSASSKSGDGKTSVWI